The following nucleotide sequence is from Synechococcales cyanobacterium T60_A2020_003.
CAGGGACGACCAAAGCAGTAACGCGATGTGAAATCAGAATTATTGATTCCCCTCTATCTATAGCAATCCGATCTGAGTTGTAAGAATATCAAGACCTGAAAGCCTTTCCCCACAGGGATTACTTTCTCACGACCGACTTAGGATTGCTATATAGATAAAAAACTAATAGAGACACCCCATAGTTAAGCTTCGGTAAACTTCCCTGATTTAAGTCAGTCTAAAGATGAAGATTGAGCGATGAGGGGCGCAAAACATCGGAAAGTGAGGAAAGATTATTGAGTAACATTAGTAGCAAGCTAGAGTAAAACGCTTACTCCTCCGATTAGAGTTACACATTACGTATCACCCTTTGACTGCTTTATCAGCAATCTCCCGGATGATTCTACGTCGTTTGCTTACGGACTCTGTTGTTCACTCAATGAGAGCTTTTCTATGGGCTTCCATGCCCTGAACTGTAATAGTGCCCTTCATGCCTGCCTTGAGCTTAGAAAATTCAACGTGGTTAAGTCTTAGGTCTAGAAAAGCTTTTAAACGTGCTCTCAATCGCTAAGTCCAGTCGATGAATTAGTTAAAACCGCGATAGGAACTAAGGTGTCCGCGCAGTCTTGAACTGTTTAAATTTGTCTAAGCTGTTGTTAAAGAATAGAGTATTTGTAGGAATTGGGATTTTTGATATGGGCTTTCATCTAGTTACAAGCAGAGCGTTTGACTTTGAAATGTTTGTTCAGCGCGCTCAGAACGACAAAGGGCCTCGCCACACCATCTATCAAATGAGTCAATATCTGAACGCCACTATTCATCAGCCTGATCCACAAACTATTACACCCGTTGATAAAGTTCTATCGAAAATAATTGGACAACCCTCCCACTGGGCGCTAGCACGGCAACTTGCATTCCAACTCAAACGTGATGATGTTGTTTACTGCACCGGAGAAGATGTTGGCATTCCTCTAGCCATCCTCTTAAAATTCAAGCTCGATCGCCCTAAGCTTGCGATCTCCATCATGGCACCTGATCGTGTGCGTCCACGGACGCTTCTAAAGCGTTTAGGTCTTGCGAGCAGTATTCAACTGTTTACCGTTACAGATCAATACAAAGCGAATTATCTTCAAGATCTTCTAAATCTGTCAGATTCGCACGTTTATCTGCTGCCTGAGCAAACAGATGCTAACTTCTTTAAGCCTGGGGACGGTATGCTACCGAAGTCACGTCCACTGATTGCAAGTGCTGGATTAGAGCAGCGTGATTATTTGACCTTGGCTCATGCCACTCAAGATCAAGATGTAGACATTAAGATTTGTGCATTTTCACCTAACGCATCGGCAGGCACGCGCATAAGCATGCCTGATCCAATTCCTGAGAATATGGAGATTCGGTACTTCGAGTTCGACGAACTGCGAGACCTGTACCGCTCGGCAGATATTGTGGTCATTAGTCTCCTGAAAAATCAGTACTCTGCTGGCTTAACGGTGCTCATGGAGGCGATGGCGTGCAATAGACCTGTGATTATGACCAGAAACATCGGGTTTTCTAGTGAATTGATGGATCAAGGTCTCGTCATCGGTGTTGAACCGGGAGATGCGAAAGGCATGGGAGAGGCGATCGCCTATTTACTTGCTAATCCGAAAGAGTCCCAGGAGATGTCTCAAAGGGCTCATGATTATTTCCTAAACCATAATACTAGTGAACACTATGTGAGATTTTTATCTCAGCGTTTACAGCAGCTGCAAGCTCCAAATCAAGATGCACAGTCTACGCCGCAACTAGAATTGAGTTAGCCCGAACTTAATACATGTGAAAGCGGTGCAAAAAGCTTATATTTTTGCATCCTCGCTCTAGTTCTTCTGCTTTTACTTATACTCATTAAAAACTTCTAATTTGCAGTCTTATATGTTAATAGATTCTCGTGAGCTTTCACCTGACCACGTTATCAACACTGAAGTTTGTATTATCGGTTCTGGGCCTGCTGGCATAACCTTGGCTAGAGAATTGGCAAATAGTTCTACACGGGTTTGCCTATTAGAAAGTGGAGGAATTAGCCAAGATTCGGATATTCAGGATCTCAGCACTGCAGAAACCCTTGGAGATCCATTTCTGTCTCTTCAAGTCACCCGCAATCGTCAACTTGGGGGCAATTCTAACGTTTGGTCTATTAAGCTTGGACGACAGGCCGATCGCCAATGGGAAATCGGCGTACGTTACGTTCCTTTAGATGATATCGATTTTGAAGTTCGAGATTGGGTAACCTATAGTGGGTGGCCTCTTGCTCGTGAGGAACTCGTTCCCTATTACGAGAAAGCCCAAGTGGTTGCCCAAGCAGGCTCCTTTGATTACGATCCGGGAGTGTGGTCAGACGATCAAGTCAAGCCCGTTCCGTTTGAAAACGCGTCTTTTCTTTCTAAGGTCTTTCAGTTTGGCCGACGTTCCGCCTTTTATCAAGATTATTTCCAGGAATTAAGTGCGGCTCCGAATGTTGATATCTATCTCTACGCTACGGCTGTTGAGCTAGAAACAGATGAAGGCCATTCATCTATCAAACGTGTGCGGGTGAGTAACTTCACCGGAAACAGCTATTGGGTTCAGGCCAAGGTTTTTGTCTTAGCTACAGGTGGCGTTGAGGTAGCAAGGTTAATGCTGGCCTCTAATCAGCACCAAACTTCAGGTGTAGGGAACGAGAACGATCTGGTCGGTCGCTTTTTTATGGATCATCCCCTTCTGGATCTGGGTCGCCTGTATCCCACAAATACAGAAGTGTTCCAGAAAATGGCCTTCTACGACATGCGGCGCATAGACGGTCATGCAGTCATGGGGCACTTTAAGCCCAGTCGTTCCGCCATGACTGAACACCATTTGCTCAACGGGGCAATCGTCCTATTTCCGCGACCGAGCCAACGCCAAACGCAGGCGATTCTTTCGTTGAAGGTGTTAGTGGAGCAGGGTTATCTCAAGAACCCGAATCCGAAACATTGGCCTGCGATCGCCCAACACCTATTGAACGTAGCTGGAGGCATCGACTACGTAGCCCGTGCAGCGTACCTCGCCAAAACCTACGATCAGTCCTTACTCCACGGCTTTGGTCGAGGGGGATGGGCA
It contains:
- a CDS encoding glycosyltransferase family 4 protein: MSKLLLKNRVFVGIGIFDMGFHLVTSRAFDFEMFVQRAQNDKGPRHTIYQMSQYLNATIHQPDPQTITPVDKVLSKIIGQPSHWALARQLAFQLKRDDVVYCTGEDVGIPLAILLKFKLDRPKLAISIMAPDRVRPRTLLKRLGLASSIQLFTVTDQYKANYLQDLLNLSDSHVYLLPEQTDANFFKPGDGMLPKSRPLIASAGLEQRDYLTLAHATQDQDVDIKICAFSPNASAGTRISMPDPIPENMEIRYFEFDELRDLYRSADIVVISLLKNQYSAGLTVLMEAMACNRPVIMTRNIGFSSELMDQGLVIGVEPGDAKGMGEAIAYLLANPKESQEMSQRAHDYFLNHNTSEHYVRFLSQRLQQLQAPNQDAQSTPQLELS
- a CDS encoding GMC family oxidoreductase → MLIDSRELSPDHVINTEVCIIGSGPAGITLARELANSSTRVCLLESGGISQDSDIQDLSTAETLGDPFLSLQVTRNRQLGGNSNVWSIKLGRQADRQWEIGVRYVPLDDIDFEVRDWVTYSGWPLAREELVPYYEKAQVVAQAGSFDYDPGVWSDDQVKPVPFENASFLSKVFQFGRRSAFYQDYFQELSAAPNVDIYLYATAVELETDEGHSSIKRVRVSNFTGNSYWVQAKVFVLATGGVEVARLMLASNQHQTSGVGNENDLVGRFFMDHPLLDLGRLYPTNTEVFQKMAFYDMRRIDGHAVMGHFKPSRSAMTEHHLLNGAIVLFPRPSQRQTQAILSLKVLVEQGYLKNPNPKHWPAIAQHLLNVAGGIDYVARAAYLAKTYDQSLLHGFGRGGWAEQPQTHKRFQSFEVLMITEQAPDPNNRVQLSRDRDPLGMPRAELHWTWGQVNIDSARHTQDLFATAVETAGLGRLAKNCRDGQPYLSGPAGLAHHIGTTRMSTTPQTGVVNENCRVHSVPNLYVASSAVFPTGGYANPTLTILALSLRLADHLKTQVLPQMMSYS